The Cytophagales bacterium DNA segment CCATAATTGTACATTTCGCCATGCATGCGAATGATGTGCCCCAGGTCACCTGCCTTATAGTCGTGTCGGATCTCTATTTTCTGCAGCATCGGACTCATGGCGTAGTGGAGGTTTTGGTGCAAATGAAAATTCCGGTGGACCAATCCAATTGGGTGGTGGAGAAATCCGATCGGGACATGATGTGTTCGGATAGTTGGGCTGCTTTTTCCGCATGCCCTTCGGGCCAATTGGGCTGCTCCAGCATGTCGTCAATGATGTACAAACCCCCAGGCTTGAGTAAGTCAAACGTTTCTTCCAGTAACTCGTATTTACCCGGCCAGGCATCCGCAAAAATCAGGTCAAAAGCAGGACCTGAGTAGTCTTTGATCCACTCGGCCCCATCGGTACAAGTGATGGATACATTGAGGTCTTCCTCAAATTCGGGACTGACCAAATCAATTAGTTCCTGATCATTGTCCACGCTCACTAAATGAGCAGCATGATCCATGCCGTCAACCATCCAGGACAAAGACAGCCCCATACCTGTGCCTAATTCCAAAAACCGTCCGCCTGGCTTGGCTGCAACCAACGTCCGTAGCAACGAACCCGCCAATTCGTCTGATGGCATGGTAAAGCCAATTTCATTGGACTTCTTCAGTAGCTTTTGGAATCGTATAGGCGTATACTCTTTCATTGATCAACTGTCAATTGGACTCGTGTGAGGGATGGTAAGGGCCTGGTGCGCAGCACGGACAAAATGGACCCCTGGACAGCCCGACCATGGCCGCCAATCATGGAACAATGGCCATGGTCACACCCAAGAATTATGCGCTTTTCTTCTCTCTGCGTTTGATGGCTGAGATCTTGTTGATGGCGTCTACATAAGCCTTAACTGAAGCGACAATGACATCCTGATGCACACCAAAACCAATGTAGTGCTGACCTTTGTGCTTCAAACGGATGTGCACTTTTCCTTTGTCCTTGCGATCTCCCATGGACTGTACCAGGTACTCGTCCATCTCGAACTCATCACCTAATAGCTGATCCACAGCGCGATAAGCCGCATCCAAAGAACCTTCACCTAAGGCTGAGGCATGTAATTCTTCCCCATTGATCTCCAAATGCACCGTAGCTGATGGCATGACGTTTTCGCCACACATGATCTGAACATTCTTCAACTCGATACCTCCTTCAGGAAGCTTGCCATCGACCAATAAGATCAAGTCATCATCGACAATGTCTTTTTTCTCATCGGCCATCTTCAGGAATTCTTCGTAGATCTCTTCTACGCGCTCATTATTGAGGTTGTA contains these protein-coding regions:
- a CDS encoding methyltransferase domain-containing protein — its product is MKEYTPIRFQKLLKKSNEIGFTMPSDELAGSLLRTLVAAKPGGRFLELGTGMGLSLSWMVDGMDHAAHLVSVDNDQELIDLVSPEFEEDLNVSITCTDGAEWIKDYSGPAFDLIFADAWPGKYELLEETFDLLKPGGLYIIDDMLEQPNWPEGHAEKAAQLSEHIMSRSDFSTTQLDWSTGIFICTKTSTTP